In one window of Nocardioides panacisoli DNA:
- a CDS encoding o-succinylbenzoate synthase: MKVVSIGLRTRFRGITTREAALVEGPAGWGEWSPFLEYDAAVAAPWLRCAEEAAAGDWPAPVRDRVPVNVTVPAVDPATAHRIVTDGGCRTAKVKVGERGQSLAEDQARLEAVRDALGTAGHVRIDANGAWGVDDAASAIALLDRAAGGLEYVEQPCATVEELAACRRRVEVPIAADESIRRAEDPYRVRDLAAADIAVLKVQPLGGVRACLEIAEQIQLPVVVSSALETSVGLAAGVALAAALPELPHACGLATGQLLTDDVVDEPLLPVDGALPVVRPSVDPAALERCAAAPDRVAHWQARLHAVQALGQDRLP; this comes from the coding sequence GTGAAGGTGGTCTCGATCGGCCTGCGGACCCGGTTCCGCGGCATCACCACCCGCGAGGCCGCCCTCGTCGAGGGCCCGGCCGGCTGGGGGGAGTGGAGCCCCTTCCTGGAGTACGACGCCGCCGTCGCGGCGCCGTGGCTGCGCTGCGCCGAGGAGGCCGCCGCCGGCGACTGGCCCGCGCCGGTGCGCGACCGGGTGCCGGTCAACGTCACCGTCCCCGCCGTCGACCCCGCCACGGCCCACCGCATCGTCACCGACGGCGGCTGCCGCACCGCCAAGGTCAAGGTCGGCGAACGCGGGCAGTCGCTCGCGGAGGACCAGGCCCGGCTCGAGGCAGTCCGCGACGCCCTCGGCACGGCCGGCCACGTCAGGATCGACGCCAACGGTGCGTGGGGCGTCGACGACGCGGCGTCCGCCATCGCCCTGCTCGACCGCGCCGCCGGCGGTCTGGAGTACGTCGAGCAGCCCTGCGCCACCGTCGAGGAGCTGGCCGCGTGCCGCCGCCGCGTCGAGGTGCCGATCGCCGCGGACGAGTCGATCCGCCGCGCCGAGGACCCCTACCGGGTGCGCGACCTCGCCGCCGCCGACATCGCCGTGCTGAAGGTGCAGCCGCTGGGTGGTGTCCGCGCCTGCCTCGAGATCGCCGAGCAGATCCAGCTGCCGGTGGTGGTGTCCTCGGCGCTGGAGACCTCCGTCGGGCTGGCCGCCGGCGTGGCGCTCGCGGCGGCGCTCCCGGAGCTGCCGCACGCGTGCGGGCTCGCGACCGGCCAGCTGCTCACCGACGACGTCGTCGACGAGCCGCTGCTCCCGGTCGATGGTGCGCTGCCGGTCGTGCGGCCCAGCGTCGACCCGGCCGCACTCGAGCGGTGTGCCGCTGCACCGGACCGCGTGGCGCACTGGCAGGCGAGACTGCACGCAGTGCAGGCCCTGGGGCAGGATCGACTCCCGTGA
- the menD gene encoding 2-succinyl-5-enolpyruvyl-6-hydroxy-3-cyclohexene-1-carboxylic-acid synthase produces the protein MTDATTLARTTLERLLAAGVTDVVVAPGSRNAPLAFATWQADRAGALRLHTRIDERSAGFLAVGLTKVGARAAVLCTSGTAVANLHPAALEAAHTGLGVVFVTADRPARLRGTGANQTTDQRGAFGSLVTAYDVATEADLPPVADLRGDRPTHLNVQLDDPLVPEASSGELLPVESAGVVAPERKKSRLDGEQLTTRLGAGPRTVVVAGDEAGPPARVLAQDAQWPLLAEPSSGSRTGANAIRTYRLLLAGELGAAIERVVVVGRPTLSRPVARLLAREDVEVLVVPGRGVWPVRPPLATLLDHVPTAEPDDGIWLAAWQEADRTTGRRLDALLAEQPALTAYDVAAATFAALPAGGLLMVGASSPIRDLDLVARPAPVGERRKVIANRGLAGIDGTVSTAVGAALGRPASTRNLALLGDLTFLHDQNGLVLGPHEPRPDLTIVVPNDDGGAIFSLLEQGAPAHADAFERLFGTPTGADLASACAATRTPHLRVASRPELEQALASPNGGIEVVEATVGRADRRALDAAIRDLVD, from the coding sequence GTGACCGACGCGACCACCCTGGCCCGGACCACGCTCGAGCGGCTCCTCGCGGCCGGCGTCACCGACGTCGTCGTGGCGCCCGGCTCCCGCAACGCCCCGCTCGCATTCGCGACCTGGCAGGCCGACCGTGCCGGCGCGCTGCGACTCCACACCCGCATCGACGAGCGCTCCGCAGGCTTCCTCGCCGTCGGCCTCACCAAGGTCGGCGCCCGGGCGGCGGTCCTCTGCACCTCCGGTACGGCGGTCGCCAACCTCCACCCCGCCGCCCTCGAGGCCGCCCACACCGGACTCGGCGTCGTGTTCGTGACCGCGGACCGCCCCGCCCGCCTCCGGGGGACCGGCGCCAACCAGACGACCGACCAGCGTGGCGCCTTCGGGTCGCTGGTGACGGCGTACGACGTCGCGACGGAGGCAGACCTGCCCCCGGTGGCCGACCTCCGCGGCGACCGGCCGACCCACCTCAACGTCCAGCTCGACGACCCGCTCGTGCCCGAGGCGTCGAGTGGTGAGTTGTTGCCGGTCGAGTCCGCAGGAGTGGTCGCCCCGGAGCGCAAGAAGTCACGACTCGACGGTGAACAACTCACGACTCGACTCGGTGCCGGCCCGCGGACCGTGGTCGTGGCCGGTGACGAGGCCGGCCCCCCGGCCCGGGTGCTCGCCCAGGACGCGCAGTGGCCGCTGCTCGCCGAGCCCAGCAGCGGGTCGCGGACCGGGGCCAACGCCATCCGCACCTACCGCCTCCTCCTGGCCGGCGAGCTCGGCGCGGCCATCGAGCGGGTCGTGGTCGTCGGCCGTCCCACGCTCTCGCGGCCCGTCGCGCGGCTGCTGGCGCGCGAGGACGTCGAGGTGCTCGTCGTCCCCGGCCGCGGCGTCTGGCCCGTGCGACCACCGCTGGCCACGCTGCTCGACCACGTCCCCACCGCCGAGCCCGACGACGGCATCTGGCTCGCCGCCTGGCAGGAGGCCGACCGCACCACCGGACGTCGCCTCGACGCACTGCTCGCCGAGCAGCCCGCGCTGACGGCGTACGACGTCGCGGCGGCGACCTTCGCGGCCCTGCCCGCCGGCGGCCTGCTCATGGTGGGCGCCTCCAGCCCGATACGCGACCTCGACCTGGTCGCCCGGCCGGCCCCGGTCGGCGAGCGCCGCAAGGTCATCGCCAACCGCGGTCTCGCCGGCATCGACGGCACCGTCAGCACCGCCGTCGGGGCCGCACTCGGGCGACCCGCCTCCACGCGCAACCTCGCGCTGCTGGGCGACCTGACCTTCCTCCACGACCAGAACGGCCTCGTGCTCGGTCCGCACGAGCCGCGGCCCGACCTGACGATCGTGGTGCCCAACGACGACGGTGGCGCCATCTTCTCCCTGCTCGAGCAGGGTGCACCGGCACACGCCGACGCCTTTGAACGGCTCTTCGGCACCCCGACCGGCGCCGACCTCGCCAGCGCCTGTGCAGCGACCCGGACGCCCCACCTCCGGGTGGCGTCACGCCCCGAACTCGAGCAGGCACTCGCCAGCCCCAACGGCGGCATCGAGGTCGTCGAGGCCACCGTCGGCCGCGCCGACCGCCGCGCGCTGGACGCGGCGATCCGCGACCTCGTCGACTGA
- a CDS encoding NAD(P)H-binding protein, with product MIALTGATGAVGGLVAHRLADLRPRLVVRDAGRAPDLGGEVREATYADTAAMRAALDGVETLFLVSAAESGRRRAEHRSAIEAAAAAGVRHVVYTSFQGASPDATFTLGRDHADAEATIPASGMSATLLRDNFYADILPLFADTEGVLRGPAGEGRVAAVARADVADVAAAVLRDPAAHAGATYTLTGPEALTLTEVADRAGAVLGRPLRYLEETVEEAYASRRAGWPDTPDWQLDAWVSTYTAIADGSVAAVSDDVRRVTGRAARTLEEALDRRA from the coding sequence ATGATCGCGCTCACCGGCGCGACGGGCGCCGTCGGCGGGCTGGTGGCGCACCGGTTGGCCGACCTGCGGCCGCGGCTGGTGGTGCGCGACGCGGGCCGGGCACCGGACCTCGGCGGCGAGGTGCGCGAGGCGACGTACGCTGACACCGCGGCCATGCGTGCCGCGCTCGACGGCGTCGAGACGCTCTTCCTCGTCTCCGCCGCCGAGTCGGGCCGGCGCCGCGCCGAGCACCGCAGCGCGATCGAGGCCGCCGCGGCCGCCGGCGTACGGCACGTCGTCTACACCTCCTTCCAGGGCGCCTCCCCGGACGCGACCTTCACCCTCGGCCGCGACCACGCCGACGCCGAGGCCACGATCCCCGCCTCCGGGATGTCCGCGACGCTGCTGCGCGACAACTTCTACGCCGACATCCTGCCGCTCTTCGCCGACACCGAGGGGGTGCTGCGCGGACCCGCCGGCGAGGGGCGCGTGGCGGCAGTCGCCCGTGCCGACGTGGCCGACGTGGCGGCGGCCGTGCTGCGCGACCCGGCCGCGCACGCCGGCGCCACCTACACGCTCACCGGACCGGAGGCGTTGACGCTCACCGAGGTGGCGGACCGGGCCGGGGCCGTGCTCGGCCGGCCGCTGCGCTACCTCGAGGAGACGGTCGAGGAGGCCTACGCCTCACGTCGGGCCGGCTGGCCGGACACCCCCGACTGGCAGCTCGACGCCTGGGTCAGCACCTACACCGCGATCGCCGACGGGTCGGTGGCCGCCGTGAGTGACGACGTACGCCGCGTCACCGGCCGTGCGGCGCGCACGCTGGAGGAGGCGCTCGACCGACGCGCCTGA
- a CDS encoding GNAT family N-acetyltransferase, translated as MPALSEVVLRPVVPADAAAMATLHVDAWEEAYADLMPAAVLAERRRNLAQRVDRWRTIIDSSPATTTVAEHDGELVGFSSVGPGRSDDLDVAEELWALYVRASWWGDGLGHRMLRDGLGDRPAYLWVLRGNQRGIGFYQRQGFVLDGAAHDDPPFGTELRMVRR; from the coding sequence ATGCCTGCGCTCTCGGAGGTCGTCCTGCGCCCCGTCGTGCCCGCGGACGCGGCGGCGATGGCGACGTTGCACGTCGACGCCTGGGAGGAGGCGTACGCCGACCTGATGCCCGCCGCGGTGCTCGCCGAGCGGCGTCGCAACCTGGCCCAGCGCGTCGATCGGTGGCGCACCATCATCGACTCCTCCCCCGCGACCACGACGGTGGCCGAGCACGACGGTGAGCTCGTCGGGTTCAGCTCGGTCGGTCCCGGTCGCAGCGACGACCTCGACGTCGCCGAGGAGCTGTGGGCGCTCTACGTGCGCGCGTCCTGGTGGGGCGACGGGCTCGGGCACCGGATGCTGCGCGACGGGCTGGGTGACCGGCCGGCGTACCTCTGGGTGCTGCGGGGCAACCAGCGGGGCATCGGCTTCTACCAGCGGCAGGGGTTCGTCCTCGACGGCGCGGCCCACGACGACCCGCCGTTCGGCACCGAGCTGCGGATGGTGCGGCGATGA